The Polynucleobacter necessarius genome has a window encoding:
- a CDS encoding YhdP family protein — translation MLRNIIRTRLQSVLQKRPPGSDGRWRKRALILAGITVAFFVLGHLGVHFILWPQIEKSKPTLEHLMSTRLGANITMDDVQVSWTGIRPSFAIQGLRFNSTKTSTPPLFIRNIKGQLSWLSFYHLVPYFHEITFDQVELYAQRDAKGAISIAGIPIHSKENDFSAENWLFAQNDIKINNAKIFWEDQQSRKLKTSINVQSIHLTNGIRRHEGQLIAQTPWSPSTIRLQADFVHHLGGQEGDWRDWIGSFSWELDELNLNQISKDLSLPLSDLGGHINSKGSIKLDSGKADDGQIFLVADNLRVQLNKGEDPLEFGRLETNLAQGTDGGLNSITTKTLAWRTIDSPSNAPLEKLSPITFRWRTPKDGGEITEFGFSSPKIQVEDIALFALNLPLPKKIHQWIKISEADGELQNLDINWSEKKSAFSTLPVPGNWFSANRLDYTINAKLNEISFTGVNKSMPSASNLSGSLVGDQKQGSFTLDSSNLELEMNDFLSDPEIQLDRAKGAISWSKQKGGWLINAKKMQLSNSEITTNFDLSYLIGAPKQPDQMTLDMEFVKAKLATAHRYLPVGMDKDSRIYLSKAFEAGEIQNGSLHIKGDPDQVPFPTGTTGELTLHLPFSKAIFKPALLLPRSQGVWQAFNNVSGNIDMKQAILNIDIDKANYKKVVLTNVKSKIPNLSAKNLTLLLGGSVEGDGSEILDYLFASPVGVRQANLAKNFTLKGPISLGLDLKIPLSGSDDVNFDAKINLTGNQAQWGQTPPLQNLKGKVRITEVNPEFENVTANFLGGALKIASAPSAAGNTSFTIGGDINASFIREYILGNLKSPAHPALLTAISGSAKYEGLINFNKAGSQTNLKFDLRNWASTAPAPAKKLAGTPMLGELSLRTHSVGKDSSVCADWSGKLGDQYFVQGNLNFANEIKNAIGVGSPAPLLQEGTSLQLVSNELDLDQWVEFLGKGKSANKASWAKQSDAPEEDVQISAQVKKLIALDREWTDVGMQSQKRNMVWQLRLNAPQIAGQVQWHPSSNNHPSGLISGKLTRLKVPDQRIAPDLLNKEDGPQKPSPLKTPVNPNAIPSLDLAIDDLSWTKAKLGTVKIKSRTSQDLMKVESIQINNPQGNSIIKGQWSAKTPNVAEQSSFTANVNIEDAGQIISHWSNSKSIEGGEGKLTASLSWSGSPFSPAYDSLAGDVSINLANGRLLEVNSDGAKLLDVLSLQSLFKFATLDLKGSLGNLVAKGTPFNSINSNFEVAQGIAQTKQFTMILDQARVAMTGQINVPKETQDLRITIFPTIDATAGSLAAFAINPIIGLGAVIGQYLITNQINRNMQTDYLIQGSWDNPEVIPLDQKGQPLDAKTLETIRTKNLLKEQSKPSSPNSAPASPPVNQGISTQTPG, via the coding sequence ATGCTTCGAAATATCATCCGGACTCGCCTGCAAAGCGTGCTTCAAAAACGCCCACCAGGTTCTGACGGTCGTTGGCGTAAGCGTGCACTCATTCTTGCTGGTATCACCGTGGCTTTTTTTGTACTTGGCCATCTTGGGGTGCACTTCATTCTCTGGCCTCAGATCGAAAAATCTAAGCCTACCTTAGAGCATTTGATGAGTACGCGCTTAGGCGCCAATATCACGATGGATGACGTACAAGTATCTTGGACCGGAATTCGTCCGAGTTTTGCAATTCAGGGCTTGCGATTTAATAGTACAAAAACATCGACCCCACCCCTATTCATTCGAAACATCAAGGGGCAGCTTAGCTGGCTATCTTTTTATCACTTAGTCCCGTATTTTCATGAGATCACATTTGATCAAGTTGAACTTTACGCACAACGAGATGCAAAAGGTGCGATCTCGATTGCTGGAATTCCCATTCACAGCAAAGAGAATGATTTTTCTGCCGAAAATTGGTTGTTCGCCCAAAACGACATAAAAATTAACAACGCCAAAATTTTTTGGGAAGACCAGCAAAGTCGAAAGTTAAAGACTTCAATAAATGTTCAAAGCATCCATCTAACAAATGGTATTCGCAGACATGAGGGTCAATTAATTGCCCAGACACCTTGGAGTCCAAGCACGATTCGCCTGCAAGCTGACTTTGTACATCATCTTGGCGGACAAGAAGGTGATTGGCGAGATTGGATCGGCAGTTTTTCATGGGAGCTTGATGAGCTCAACCTCAACCAAATTTCCAAAGATCTTAGCCTTCCACTTTCCGACCTCGGTGGCCACATCAACTCCAAGGGGAGTATCAAACTCGATAGTGGGAAAGCCGATGATGGGCAAATCTTTTTGGTGGCCGACAATCTCCGAGTCCAGTTAAATAAAGGCGAAGATCCCCTTGAGTTCGGCAGACTGGAAACCAATCTAGCGCAGGGAACAGACGGCGGCCTAAATTCCATCACAACAAAAACTTTGGCATGGCGCACTATAGATAGCCCTAGCAATGCCCCTCTTGAAAAATTAAGTCCGATTACTTTCCGCTGGCGCACTCCAAAAGATGGTGGCGAGATCACAGAGTTCGGTTTTTCCTCACCCAAAATACAAGTAGAAGATATTGCACTCTTCGCACTCAATCTTCCTCTGCCTAAAAAAATACACCAGTGGATCAAGATTTCTGAGGCAGATGGCGAGCTGCAGAACTTGGATATCAATTGGTCTGAAAAAAAATCTGCTTTTTCCACTTTACCCGTTCCGGGAAATTGGTTTTCTGCCAATAGGCTTGATTACACCATCAACGCAAAACTCAACGAGATTAGCTTTACCGGAGTAAACAAATCGATGCCATCAGCCTCGAATTTGTCCGGCAGCTTAGTCGGTGATCAAAAGCAGGGTAGCTTCACACTAGACTCATCAAATCTTGAACTGGAGATGAATGATTTTTTATCTGATCCAGAGATTCAATTAGACCGTGCAAAAGGCGCTATTAGTTGGTCCAAGCAAAAAGGTGGTTGGCTCATTAATGCCAAGAAAATGCAGTTGAGTAACTCCGAAATCACCACTAATTTTGATCTCAGCTACCTTATTGGGGCGCCTAAGCAACCTGATCAAATGACGTTGGATATGGAATTCGTTAAGGCCAAATTAGCGACAGCGCATCGCTATCTGCCCGTTGGAATGGATAAGGATAGTCGCATCTATCTCAGTAAAGCTTTTGAGGCTGGAGAGATTCAGAATGGTTCTCTCCACATCAAGGGAGATCCTGATCAAGTGCCCTTCCCCACAGGAACGACTGGCGAGCTTACCCTTCATTTACCTTTTTCAAAGGCTATCTTTAAGCCGGCACTCCTGTTACCAAGAAGCCAAGGGGTTTGGCAAGCCTTCAACAATGTCAGTGGCAACATTGACATGAAGCAAGCAATTTTGAATATTGATATCGATAAAGCCAACTACAAAAAAGTGGTGCTTACGAATGTCAAATCAAAAATCCCCAATCTCAGTGCCAAAAATTTGACTTTACTCCTTGGCGGCTCTGTTGAGGGTGATGGCTCTGAAATCTTGGACTATCTATTTGCGTCTCCAGTAGGAGTGCGGCAAGCCAACCTAGCCAAGAACTTCACATTAAAGGGTCCAATTAGTCTGGGTCTTGATTTAAAAATTCCACTCTCTGGAAGTGATGATGTTAATTTCGATGCAAAAATTAACCTCACCGGAAATCAAGCTCAATGGGGGCAGACCCCCCCCCTGCAGAACCTAAAGGGTAAGGTACGCATTACCGAAGTCAATCCTGAGTTTGAAAATGTCACTGCAAACTTTTTAGGCGGAGCCTTGAAAATTGCAAGTGCGCCATCCGCAGCAGGAAATACTAGCTTCACTATTGGGGGTGACATCAATGCAAGCTTCATTAGAGAATACATTTTAGGAAATTTAAAATCTCCAGCGCATCCAGCGCTACTAACTGCAATAAGCGGATCAGCCAAATATGAAGGCTTGATTAACTTTAATAAAGCAGGAAGCCAAACCAATCTGAAATTTGACTTACGCAATTGGGCAAGCACTGCTCCCGCACCTGCCAAGAAATTAGCAGGGACCCCCATGCTGGGTGAACTCAGCTTAAGAACTCACTCAGTTGGTAAAGATAGTTCAGTATGCGCAGATTGGTCTGGAAAATTAGGGGACCAATATTTTGTCCAAGGAAATCTCAATTTCGCGAATGAAATCAAAAACGCTATAGGAGTAGGGTCCCCAGCACCATTGCTACAGGAAGGCACTTCGCTTCAGTTAGTCAGCAATGAACTCGATCTTGATCAATGGGTAGAGTTTTTGGGGAAAGGAAAGTCAGCTAATAAAGCGAGTTGGGCTAAACAGTCTGACGCCCCTGAGGAAGATGTCCAAATATCCGCTCAAGTAAAAAAATTAATTGCTCTAGATCGCGAATGGACGGATGTCGGCATGCAGTCCCAGAAAAGAAACATGGTCTGGCAACTGAGATTAAATGCGCCTCAAATTGCTGGCCAAGTGCAATGGCACCCTAGCAGCAACAATCATCCGAGCGGCTTGATTTCTGGAAAACTCACGCGCCTGAAAGTACCAGATCAGCGCATAGCTCCGGACTTACTCAATAAGGAAGATGGCCCACAAAAACCATCTCCACTGAAGACCCCCGTCAACCCCAATGCGATTCCCAGTTTAGATTTAGCAATTGATGACTTGAGCTGGACCAAGGCAAAACTGGGTACAGTAAAAATTAAATCCAGAACTAGTCAGGACCTCATGAAGGTCGAGTCTATTCAGATTAATAATCCCCAAGGCAACTCCATCATCAAAGGTCAATGGAGCGCCAAAACTCCAAACGTCGCGGAACAGAGTTCTTTCACTGCGAATGTGAACATCGAAGATGCCGGACAAATTATTTCTCATTGGAGCAACTCTAAATCGATAGAAGGTGGTGAAGGAAAGCTCACTGCTTCACTCTCCTGGTCAGGATCACCCTTTTCACCAGCCTACGATTCATTGGCTGGCGATGTCAGCATCAATCTGGCAAATGGTCGCTTGCTCGAAGTCAATTCCGATGGTGCGAAATTACTGGATGTCCTGAGCCTACAAAGCTTGTTTAAGTTTGCCACTTTGGACTTAAAAGGCAGTCTGGGCAACTTGGTCGCCAAGGGTACGCCATTCAACTCAATTAATAGCAATTTTGAGGTCGCACAAGGAATTGCACAAACTAAGCAATTCACGATGATTCTGGATCAGGCGCGTGTTGCAATGACAGGCCAAATTAACGTGCCCAAAGAGACCCAAGATTTACGCATCACCATCTTCCCAACAATTGATGCCACAGCGGGCTCATTGGCGGCATTTGCGATTAATCCCATCATTGGACTGGGGGCGGTCATAGGTCAATACCTCATTACCAATCAAATTAATCGCAATATGCAAACGGATTATTTAATTCAGGGTTCTTGGGATAATCCAGAAGTGATCCCGCTCGATCAGAAGGGTCAACCGCTTGATGCAAAAACACTAGAAACGATTCGCACGAAAAATCTTCTGAAAGAGCAAAGCAAACCTAGTTCGCCAAACTCTGCGCCCGCAAGCCCGCCCGTAAATCAAGGTATCTCCACCCAAACTCCAGGCTAA
- a CDS encoding carbon-nitrogen hydrolase family protein, producing the protein MNSLRNTSELSMASIQMVSTPNLSENLEVAASLIKAAADCGSQLAVLPEYFCLMGLKDTDKVKAREATGSGPIQERLAAMAQENNIYLVAGTIPLEAKESNKVLNTSLVFDPLGQPIARYDKIHLFGFQTETERYEESETIAAGSQPGQFAIRINEVDWRFGLSICYDLRFPELYRALGQVDCHIIPAAFTYTTGKDHWEILLRARAIENQCYVLASAQGGLHLNQRRTWGESMLIDPWGEVLSNLPEGEGFIQGKLSKDKLKKVRSKLPALKHRKL; encoded by the coding sequence ATGAACTCACTAAGAAATACTTCTGAACTCAGTATGGCCTCGATACAAATGGTATCGACCCCTAACCTCAGTGAGAACCTTGAGGTTGCCGCAAGCTTGATTAAAGCTGCTGCAGATTGCGGCTCTCAGCTGGCTGTACTGCCAGAATATTTTTGCTTAATGGGCTTGAAAGATACGGATAAGGTAAAGGCACGAGAAGCTACCGGATCAGGTCCAATTCAAGAGCGCCTTGCAGCTATGGCCCAGGAAAATAATATTTATCTCGTCGCCGGAACCATTCCTCTTGAGGCGAAAGAATCCAACAAAGTTCTCAACACCTCACTAGTATTTGATCCTCTGGGTCAGCCAATCGCTCGCTACGACAAAATCCATTTGTTTGGCTTTCAAACTGAAACTGAGCGTTACGAAGAATCGGAAACGATTGCGGCAGGCAGCCAACCAGGTCAATTTGCAATCAGGATCAATGAAGTCGACTGGCGCTTTGGCTTAAGCATTTGCTATGACCTACGCTTTCCAGAGTTATACCGCGCCCTTGGGCAAGTCGATTGCCATATCATTCCAGCCGCATTTACCTACACAACCGGCAAGGATCATTGGGAGATCCTCCTGCGTGCACGTGCTATTGAAAACCAATGCTATGTACTAGCTTCTGCTCAAGGTGGTTTACACCTCAATCAACGTCGAACCTGGGGTGAGAGCATGCTCATTGACCCTTGGGGTGAGGTCCTAAGCAATCTCCCTGAAGGGGAGGGTTTTATTCAGGGCAAACTGAGCAAAGATAAATTAAAAAAGGTACGCTCTAAGCTACCGGCACTAAAACACCGCAAGCTTTAA
- the tldD gene encoding metalloprotease TldD — protein MRAPEALFPSDWTKPKKQADLLKLAKSILLEPTGLSEQDLHHTFGNMFTHQLDDADLYFQHTRSESWSLEEGIIKLGSFSIDQGVGVRAIYGDKTAFAYSDEINLDALNKAAKSTRVIGPQGGTRAVASKIFTPVSNELYSDLNPLDSLAPQEKIALLEGIERRAKARDPRIIQVMASLAGEFDVVLVVRADGLLAADIRPLVRVSVHVIAEQNGRRESGSSGGGARHDYHYFNTELINQYVDEAVDGALINLDSRPAPAGPMTVVMGPGWPGVLLHEAAGHGLEGDFNRKGSSAFAGCIGQRVAAKGVTVVDDGTLSGRRGSLNIDDEGTPTQCTTLIEDGILKGYIQDSLNARLMNMPLTGNGRRESFASLPMPRMTNTYMMAGKDDPQEIVASIKRGLYAVNFGGGQVDITSGKFVFSASEAYWVENGKIQYPVKGATIIGSGPESLKQVSMIGNDLKLDGGIGVCGKEGQSVPVGVGQPTLRIDSLTVGGTA, from the coding sequence ATGAGAGCACCCGAAGCATTATTTCCAAGCGATTGGACCAAGCCCAAGAAGCAGGCCGACCTTCTTAAGTTAGCGAAATCGATTCTGTTGGAACCCACTGGCCTCTCCGAGCAGGATTTGCACCACACCTTTGGCAATATGTTTACGCACCAACTCGACGATGCTGACCTTTACTTCCAGCACACCCGTAGTGAGAGCTGGAGCCTTGAAGAAGGCATTATCAAACTTGGTAGCTTCAGCATTGATCAAGGTGTTGGGGTGCGTGCAATTTATGGAGATAAAACCGCTTTTGCATACTCCGATGAAATTAATCTAGACGCTCTTAATAAAGCAGCCAAATCCACTCGTGTGATTGGGCCCCAAGGTGGCACTCGCGCTGTTGCAAGCAAAATATTTACGCCCGTATCCAATGAACTCTACTCAGACTTAAATCCCCTAGACTCACTCGCGCCGCAAGAAAAAATTGCGCTACTTGAAGGGATTGAGCGTCGCGCAAAAGCGCGAGACCCACGCATCATTCAGGTCATGGCCAGTCTGGCTGGTGAGTTTGATGTGGTGCTCGTGGTTCGGGCAGATGGCTTGTTAGCTGCTGACATACGTCCGCTAGTACGAGTATCAGTGCACGTGATTGCAGAGCAAAATGGTCGCCGCGAGTCTGGATCTTCGGGTGGCGGTGCTCGTCATGATTATCACTACTTCAATACAGAGCTCATTAATCAATATGTTGATGAAGCTGTGGATGGCGCCCTGATTAATTTAGACTCTCGCCCCGCTCCAGCTGGCCCAATGACAGTAGTCATGGGGCCAGGATGGCCTGGAGTCTTATTGCACGAAGCGGCAGGTCACGGCCTAGAAGGCGACTTTAATCGCAAAGGCTCTTCTGCATTTGCTGGCTGCATTGGGCAGCGCGTTGCCGCTAAAGGTGTCACCGTAGTAGACGATGGAACACTTTCTGGTCGTCGCGGCTCACTCAATATTGATGATGAAGGTACGCCCACCCAGTGCACCACTCTGATTGAAGACGGCATTTTGAAGGGTTACATTCAGGACAGCCTGAATGCCCGACTCATGAATATGCCCCTCACCGGCAACGGACGACGGGAGAGCTTTGCCTCTTTACCGATGCCTCGGATGACCAATACCTACATGATGGCTGGCAAAGATGATCCTCAGGAGATCGTAGCCAGCATTAAACGTGGTCTTTACGCAGTGAACTTCGGGGGTGGCCAAGTCGACATTACAAGCGGAAAGTTTGTCTTTTCAGCTTCCGAGGCCTATTGGGTAGAAAACGGCAAAATTCAATACCCCGTTAAAGGCGCCACCATCATCGGTAGCGGCCCCGAATCCCTAAAACAGGTCTCTATGATCGGAAATGACCTGAAATTAGACGGTGGTATCGGGGTTTGTGGCAAAGAAGGTCAGAGCGTCCCTGTAGGGGTTGGACAGCCAACTTTACGTATCGACAGCCTGACTGTCGGAGGAACTGCTTAA
- a CDS encoding 3-deoxy-7-phosphoheptulonate synthase: MSQQNTNPANWYAAVDKTSDTDDQRIHNITVLPPPEHLIRFFPISGTPTEALISKTRKKIRDIIHGKDDRLLVIIGPCSIHDPRAAVEYCQRLLAERDRFAGELEIVMRVYFEKPRTTVGWKGLINDPFLDESYRIEEGLRIARQVLMEINRLGMPAGSEFLDVISPQYIADLISWGAIGARTTESQVHRELASGLSAPIGFKNGTDGNIKIATDAIQAASRPHHFLSVHKNGQVSIVETKGNKDCHVILRGGKESNYEAQYVQAACSELAAAKLPASLMVDLSHANSSKKHERQIVVAENIAEQIESGSNQIFGVMIESHLNDGAQKFTPGKDDPNKLEYGKSITDACINWEDSVNVLQRLALTVKNRRKAKK, from the coding sequence ATGAGCCAACAAAACACTAATCCCGCAAACTGGTACGCTGCCGTCGACAAAACGTCAGACACAGATGATCAACGCATTCACAACATTACTGTTCTGCCACCGCCAGAGCATTTGATTCGCTTTTTCCCAATCTCGGGAACGCCGACCGAGGCATTGATTAGCAAAACGCGTAAAAAGATTCGCGACATCATTCATGGAAAAGATGATCGCTTGTTAGTCATTATTGGGCCTTGCTCGATTCACGATCCTCGCGCTGCTGTTGAGTACTGCCAACGACTACTTGCTGAGCGCGATCGTTTTGCAGGCGAACTTGAAATTGTGATGCGCGTCTATTTTGAAAAGCCACGCACAACAGTGGGTTGGAAAGGTTTAATTAATGATCCGTTCTTAGACGAGAGCTATCGCATTGAAGAAGGTTTGCGCATTGCCCGTCAAGTCTTGATGGAAATTAATCGTCTTGGCATGCCTGCAGGTAGCGAATTCTTGGATGTTATTTCTCCACAATATATTGCCGACCTCATTTCTTGGGGCGCCATCGGAGCACGTACAACTGAGAGCCAAGTTCACCGTGAACTAGCATCAGGTCTTTCTGCACCAATCGGATTTAAGAATGGTACTGACGGCAATATCAAAATCGCCACCGATGCGATTCAGGCAGCTAGCCGCCCACACCACTTCTTATCAGTACATAAGAACGGTCAGGTTTCTATTGTGGAAACTAAGGGCAATAAAGACTGCCACGTTATTTTGCGCGGCGGTAAAGAGTCAAACTATGAAGCGCAGTATGTTCAAGCAGCCTGCTCCGAGCTAGCAGCAGCAAAGCTTCCAGCCAGTTTGATGGTTGACTTGTCGCATGCGAACTCCAGTAAAAAACATGAGCGTCAAATTGTAGTGGCAGAAAATATTGCCGAGCAAATTGAATCTGGTTCAAATCAAATTTTTGGAGTGATGATTGAGAGCCACCTGAATGATGGTGCGCAAAAATTCACGCCTGGAAAAGATGATCCAAATAAGTTGGAATATGGCAAGAGTATTACTGATGCCTGCATTAACTGGGAAGATTCAGTCAATGTATTGCAACGCCTAGCATTAACCGTAAAGAATCGCAGAAAAGCGAAGAAATAA